In one window of Arachis ipaensis cultivar K30076 chromosome B06, Araip1.1, whole genome shotgun sequence DNA:
- the LOC107647170 gene encoding uncharacterized protein LOC107647170, translating to MVRADAAVCIKVLLNATEAYFGFKPTYRRVWMAKKKAVAQIYGDWDESYIELPRWVLGVHVTMPGSVAVLRTSPVCVGGQVDDAHAYFHRLFWTFPPCVEALRHCKLLVSIDGTHLYGKYGGTLFVAIAQDGNSNILPVAFVLVEGENVESWLFSLSHLRQHVTPQLGILVISNRHNGIRAELEGKDARRLLVNAAYAKTEVELDYWFDILRSEDPAMCDWANRIDYTLWTQQRDEGRRFGHMTTNISECVNSILKGVRNLLVCSLVKSMYGRENSEFTVAKTTPTGSFSFGSYRVSLQAQTCDCGYFQALHYPCPHALACCAYSRLTWHPYVHEVYSLRSVFSVYRMGFTPPIQEGFWPPYDGPTVIPDPSKRRATEGRTRSTRIRTTMDEADPNRQKRCGLF from the exons ATGGTTAGAGCTGATGCTGCCGTGTGTATCAAGGTCCTCCTGAATGCGACAGAGGCATATTTCGGTTTCAAACCAACTTATAGGAGGGTTTGGATGGCGAAGAAGAAAGCAGTGGCACAGATCTATGGagactgggatgagtcatacatTGAGCTGCCACGATGGGTTCTAGGTGTACATGTGACGATGCCTGGAAGTGTTGCAGTTCTGAGGACGAGTCCTGTATGTGTGGGAGGGCAAGTGGATGATGCACATGCGTACTTCCACCGTCTTTTTTGGACATTCCCACCATGTGTTGAGGCTTTGCGGCATTGCAAGCTGTTGGTTAGCATCGATGGTACCCACTTGTACGGAAAATATGGGGGGACATTGTTCGTTGCAATTGCTCAGGACGGGAATTCCAACATCCTACCCGTTGCATTCGTACTGGTGGAGGGTGAGAATGTTGAGTCATGGTTGTTTTCCCTCTCCCACCTCCGCCAGCACGTCACTCCGCAGCTAGGCATCTTAGTGATATCAAATCGGCACAATGGAATAAGGGCTGAATTGGAG GGCAAGGATGCACGGAGGCTTCTGGTGAACGCAGCGTATGCCAAGACTGAGGTGGAGTTAGATTATTGGTTTGATATCCTCCGTTCTGAAGATCCGGCCATGTGTGATTGGGCTAACAGGATTGACTATACACTATGGACACAGCAACGGGATGAGGGAAGGAGATTCGGGCATATGACGACAAATATCTCTGAGTGTGTGAACTCGATTCTTAAGGGGGTAAGGAACCTTCTAGTGTGTTCTCTGGTGAAGTCCATGTACGGACG ggagaactCCGAGTTCACAGTGGCGAAGACCACCCCTACTGGATCATTTTCATTTGGTAGTTATAGGGTGTCACTACAGGCGCAGACGTGTGATTGCGGTTATTTCCAGGCACTTCATTATCCATGTCCTCATGCCTTGGCCTGTTGTGCGTATTCACGTCTGACCTGGCACCCCTATGTACATGAGGTATATAGCTTGAGATCGGTGTTCAGCGTGTATCGGATGGGATTTACCCCACCGATACAGGAGGGTTTTTGGCCACCTTACGATGGACCGACAGTCATCCCGGACCCCTCCAAGAGGCGGGCTACTGAAGGACGCACCCGAAGCACTAGGATCCGGACTACCATGGATGAGGCTGACCCAAACAGACAGAAGAGATGCGGGTTGTTCTGA